One genomic region from Leptolyngbyaceae cyanobacterium JSC-12 encodes:
- a CDS encoding SOS-response transcriptional repressor, LexA (IMG reference gene:2510098234~PFAM: LexA DNA binding domain; Peptidase S24-like~TIGRFAM: SOS regulatory protein LexA): MEPLTDAQQELYDWLVEYIRNNQYPPSIRQMMKAMGLRSPAPVQSRLEHLRAKGYIEWTEGKARTIRLTQEAKRGVPILGAIAAGSLVDTFPDSDVEYLDLAGLSLKPTYFALRVRGDSMIDAMIDSGDIVILKPVSDPKSLKNGTIVAARVQDQTTLKYFHRKGNKVTLQPANKTYEPIEVPASQVDVQGALVHVWRDYN, encoded by the coding sequence ATGGAACCCCTTACTGATGCCCAACAGGAACTCTACGATTGGCTGGTGGAATACATTCGAAACAACCAGTATCCACCTTCAATTCGGCAGATGATGAAAGCGATGGGGTTACGCTCGCCTGCTCCTGTTCAGAGTCGGCTGGAGCATTTGCGTGCAAAGGGGTACATTGAATGGACAGAGGGTAAAGCGCGAACTATCCGCCTGACTCAGGAAGCAAAACGCGGGGTACCAATTTTAGGGGCGATCGCGGCTGGGAGCCTGGTCGATACCTTCCCAGATAGCGACGTCGAATATTTAGACTTGGCAGGATTGTCACTCAAGCCAACCTACTTTGCCCTGCGAGTCCGGGGAGACAGCATGATCGATGCCATGATCGACAGTGGTGACATTGTTATCCTCAAGCCTGTATCCGATCCCAAATCTCTCAAGAATGGCACGATTGTTGCTGCCAGAGTGCAAGATCAGACGACGTTAAAATACTTCCATCGCAAAGGCAACAAAGTAACCCTGCAACCTGCTAACAAAACTTACGAGCCGATTGAAGTGCCTGCTTCTCAAGTCGATGTGCAGGGAGCGTTGGTTCATGTATGGCGAGACTACAATTAA
- a CDS encoding hypothetical protein (IMG reference gene:2510098227), whose product MVNLSLHTSLVILSVFASIAGVALLTIDKKPAKDEIEAADNALMLMAFTYWLVYCIAFGLQKLISPQWEIVLLSVKLTGVIAYLLTASCVLSLPLNRVSMRQIE is encoded by the coding sequence ATGGTGAATCTCTCATTGCATACTTCTTTAGTCATCCTTTCTGTCTTCGCATCAATCGCAGGAGTTGCACTCTTAACCATTGATAAAAAGCCTGCCAAAGATGAAATAGAAGCAGCCGATAACGCGCTGATGCTAATGGCTTTTACCTATTGGTTAGTCTACTGCATAGCCTTTGGTCTGCAAAAACTCATCTCTCCCCAGTGGGAGATCGTGCTCTTGAGTGTAAAACTGACAGGAGTGATTGCTTACTTGTTGACGGCTAGTTGTGTTCTGAGCTTGCCACTAAACCGGGTCTCTATGCGGCAAATTGAGTAG
- a CDS encoding hypothetical protein (IMG reference gene:2510098232) has protein sequence MAIFRQYIAPLLIVLVFLVALLAVSSRIFLAEDMAAPAPVEDSISQHVQLSTSDKVSSLPPSLSALITGFTEDAAL, from the coding sequence ATGGCAATTTTCAGACAATACATCGCTCCCTTGTTGATTGTTCTAGTATTCTTAGTGGCATTACTTGCTGTGAGTTCACGCATCTTCCTGGCTGAAGATATGGCAGCCCCAGCTCCAGTAGAAGACTCCATTTCTCAGCACGTTCAACTCTCCACCTCAGACAAGGTTTCCAGCCTACCCCCCTCTCTATCTGCGCTAATCACGGGCTTTACAGAAGATGCAGCACTTTAA
- a CDS encoding acetyltransferase (IMG reference gene:2510098231~PFAM: Acetyltransferase (GNAT) family): MSDRPLNRNLPPGYSFRQGSTLDRALLLNFMHKTYLELSPAGSFSHLSQTIEQYFSRDTPLWWVEFPNQALRAHNEPIVSPDSKPSVAKGKTIACLWLGTATDQLQGNRHTHIFLLYVAPEHRRKGIGRALMYQAEAWALAQGDRQIGLQVFQSNQPALNLYQQLGYRTQSLWMVKSLTSSNLN, translated from the coding sequence ATGAGCGATCGCCCACTGAACCGGAACTTACCTCCAGGTTATTCATTTCGCCAGGGTTCCACGCTCGACAGAGCCTTGCTCCTGAACTTTATGCATAAAACCTACCTGGAATTATCTCCAGCAGGTAGCTTTTCTCATCTATCCCAGACGATTGAACAGTATTTTTCCAGAGATACACCTCTCTGGTGGGTTGAGTTTCCTAATCAGGCGTTGAGAGCGCACAATGAACCGATAGTTTCACCTGATTCAAAGCCCTCTGTTGCAAAAGGTAAAACTATTGCTTGCCTCTGGTTAGGAACTGCCACAGACCAACTTCAGGGCAATCGGCACACGCACATTTTTTTACTTTACGTTGCGCCAGAGCATCGCCGCAAAGGTATTGGTCGTGCCTTGATGTATCAAGCAGAAGCATGGGCACTGGCACAGGGCGATCGCCAAATTGGGCTTCAAGTATTTCAGTCTAACCAACCCGCCCTGAATCTTTATCAACAACTTGGCTACCGAACCCAATCTTTATGGATGGTGAAATCCCTTACCTCTTCAAACCTGAATTGA
- a CDS encoding MFS transporter (IMG reference gene:2510098233~PFAM: Major Facilitator Superfamily~manually curated): MKAIQSLVKVFKSRKMATVLLLGFASGLPFALTDDAFRAWMTRAQIDLRTIGWFSWVSLPYSLKFFWSPFLDRYIPPFLGRRRGWIVATQVCLIATILAIAAQMAIITNLSAEQRSFNLQLLAFTALALAFLSATQDIAVDAYRTDVLDERETGAGASFSILGYRIALLLTGWLAFNLADRITWYWVYVLMAILMTIGVATAFWAPEPTHRDRPPETLQQAVVSPFHEFVQRLSWQQALFTLIFIILFKLGDAMVAKMAVPFLGGKGLGFSDSDIGNIRQGLGLIATIVGTLAGGAVLSRIGINRSLWVFGGLQALSNLGYYVLAVIGKNFTVMVLAINIENFCGGLGTAGFLGFLMSLCNPRFSATQFALLSSLMAVGRDLIAGPVSGELAQRLPLLIQVNSSVLLAGATGQGWALFFLITLAASLPGLLLLPLFAPWNGRSQWIYSHSDENSQDSR; the protein is encoded by the coding sequence GTGAAAGCAATTCAATCTCTGGTTAAAGTTTTTAAGAGTCGCAAAATGGCAACAGTTCTACTGCTGGGTTTTGCATCCGGTTTGCCATTTGCCCTAACAGATGATGCCTTTCGTGCCTGGATGACGAGAGCACAAATCGACTTACGCACGATCGGCTGGTTCAGTTGGGTTAGCTTGCCGTACTCTCTCAAATTTTTTTGGTCACCCTTTTTAGATCGCTACATTCCTCCTTTTCTGGGGCGTCGGCGTGGTTGGATTGTGGCAACACAAGTATGCTTAATTGCTACCATTCTCGCGATCGCAGCTCAAATGGCAATCATTACAAATCTTTCTGCCGAGCAACGATCCTTCAACCTCCAACTGTTAGCATTCACTGCGCTGGCTCTCGCATTTTTAAGCGCAACTCAAGATATTGCTGTTGATGCTTACCGCACTGACGTTTTGGACGAGCGGGAAACTGGGGCAGGTGCTTCTTTCTCAATTTTGGGATACCGAATTGCGCTGCTTTTAACTGGGTGGCTTGCCTTTAATCTGGCAGATCGCATTACCTGGTATTGGGTGTACGTCCTGATGGCAATTCTAATGACGATTGGAGTTGCAACTGCTTTCTGGGCACCAGAACCAACCCACCGCGATCGCCCGCCAGAAACTTTGCAGCAGGCAGTCGTATCTCCATTTCACGAGTTCGTTCAACGATTAAGCTGGCAACAGGCACTCTTCACGTTGATATTTATCATCCTGTTCAAACTGGGTGATGCAATGGTTGCCAAGATGGCAGTGCCGTTTTTAGGTGGAAAAGGCTTGGGCTTTTCAGATTCGGACATTGGTAATATTCGGCAAGGATTGGGATTAATAGCCACGATCGTTGGTACTCTGGCTGGTGGTGCAGTTCTCAGCCGTATTGGGATTAATCGCTCTCTATGGGTATTTGGCGGCTTACAGGCTTTAAGTAATTTGGGCTATTACGTCCTCGCAGTCATCGGCAAAAACTTTACAGTTATGGTGCTTGCTATTAACATTGAAAATTTTTGTGGCGGGTTAGGCACAGCCGGATTTTTAGGTTTTCTCATGAGTTTGTGTAATCCTCGCTTTTCAGCCACACAATTTGCTTTGTTATCAAGTTTGATGGCAGTGGGTCGAGATTTAATTGCAGGACCTGTTAGTGGGGAACTGGCACAACGCCTACCATTATTGATTCAAGTCAATTCGTCAGTATTACTTGCAGGTGCAACAGGGCAAGGCTGGGCACTCTTTTTTCTGATAACCTTAGCAGCATCCTTACCTGGCTTGCTGCTGCTGCCGTTGTTTGCCCCCTGGAACGGGCGATCGCAGTGGATTTACAGTCATTCAGATGAGAATTCTCAAGATTCGCGATAG
- a CDS encoding 1-acyl-sn-glycerol-3-phosphate acyltransferase (IMG reference gene:2510098230~PFAM: Acyltransferase), translated as MDTSHNSLNRVSVVPWLYWSLLPVHRLLLSLYFSQIIIQGFEHLPVNGPAIFAPKHYSRWDPVLLALLSLEPLWFMTNANQFGGVQGWFICRLGAFPIDLAHPRISSFRSAIALLQAGKKLVLFPEGGIVRNQALRPIKTGFARLVLQTESALGGGSIPVVPIAIRYQPSARWRAKVIIQILPPLYSKDYEQENEKQTAIVLTQAVQKSLLAGLQRIGVRADREDESIEGDKASEKLD; from the coding sequence ATGGACACAAGCCACAACTCCCTGAATCGGGTATCTGTTGTTCCCTGGCTTTACTGGTCTTTGTTGCCGGTTCATCGATTGTTGCTAAGTCTTTACTTTAGCCAGATTATTATTCAGGGCTTTGAGCACTTACCTGTGAATGGACCTGCGATTTTTGCACCAAAGCACTATAGCCGTTGGGATCCAGTTCTTCTGGCGTTATTGAGTTTGGAACCGCTGTGGTTTATGACGAATGCAAATCAGTTTGGCGGAGTGCAGGGCTGGTTTATTTGTCGATTGGGTGCTTTTCCAATTGATTTGGCTCATCCCAGGATTTCGAGTTTTCGATCTGCGATCGCCCTATTGCAAGCGGGAAAAAAGCTGGTGTTGTTCCCAGAAGGCGGAATTGTTCGGAACCAGGCGTTGCGTCCAATTAAAACTGGATTTGCTCGACTTGTGCTGCAAACTGAGTCTGCGTTGGGGGGTGGCTCTATACCAGTTGTACCAATTGCTATTCGTTATCAGCCTAGTGCCAGATGGCGAGCTAAGGTTATCATTCAGATTTTGCCGCCGCTCTACTCAAAGGATTACGAGCAGGAGAATGAGAAGCAAACAGCGATCGTGCTGACGCAAGCGGTGCAGAAGTCCTTGCTGGCAGGATTGCAGAGGATTGGAGTCAGGGCAGATAGGGAGGATGAAAGCATTGAGGGCGATAAGGCCAGTGAGAAGTTGGATTGA
- a CDS encoding ornithine carbamoyltransferase (IMG reference gene:2510098235~PFAM: Aspartate/ornithine carbamoyltransferase, carbamoyl-P binding domain; Aspartate/ornithine carbamoyltransferase, Asp/Orn binding domain~TIGRFAM: ornithine carbamoyltransferase), protein MGALIGRDLLSMADLTTDELHGLLNLAAELKSGKIHLKCQKILGLLFYKASTRTRVSFSAAMYRLGGQVLDLNPSVTQVSRGEPLIDTARVLDRYLDIVAIRTFNQHDLETFASYTTIPVINALTDLEHPCQVLADLQTIQESFNTLAGITLTYVGDGSNNMAHSLLLGSALAGVNVRIAAPDNYQPLDEIVQKAKAISGDRSEITITTDPIKAVKGAQVVYTDVWASMGQENTAESRIPVFQPYQVNEALMTHADQSAIVLHCLPAHRGEEITDSVIEGSQSRVWDQAENRMHAQQALIASLLGVE, encoded by the coding sequence ATGGGGGCACTGATTGGACGAGATCTGCTCAGCATGGCGGATCTCACAACTGACGAACTGCATGGGTTACTGAATCTGGCGGCTGAACTGAAGTCAGGAAAGATTCACCTTAAGTGTCAAAAAATCTTGGGCTTACTGTTCTATAAAGCTTCAACCAGAACTCGTGTCAGTTTCTCTGCTGCTATGTATCGCTTGGGTGGGCAGGTGCTTGACCTGAACCCCAGCGTGACTCAAGTGAGCCGAGGAGAACCCCTCATTGATACTGCTCGTGTTTTAGATCGTTATCTGGATATCGTAGCGATTCGCACCTTTAATCAACACGATTTAGAAACTTTTGCCAGCTACACCACCATTCCCGTCATCAATGCGCTGACTGATCTGGAGCATCCCTGCCAGGTTTTAGCCGACCTGCAAACCATTCAAGAATCCTTCAATACATTGGCTGGCATCACCCTGACCTACGTTGGAGACGGTAGCAACAATATGGCCCATTCTCTGCTGTTGGGCAGTGCGCTGGCAGGTGTCAATGTGCGAATTGCTGCACCTGATAACTACCAACCGCTAGATGAGATCGTTCAGAAAGCCAAAGCAATCAGTGGCGATCGCAGCGAAATCACCATTACTACAGATCCTATCAAAGCGGTGAAAGGTGCTCAGGTTGTTTATACCGACGTGTGGGCAAGCATGGGGCAAGAAAACACTGCAGAGTCTCGCATTCCAGTCTTTCAACCTTACCAGGTGAACGAAGCCTTAATGACCCATGCTGACCAATCGGCGATCGTGCTGCACTGCCTGCCTGCCCATCGTGGCGAAGAAATTACCGATAGTGTAATTGAGGGCAGCCAATCTCGTGTTTGGGATCAAGCAGAAAACCGAATGCACGCCCAGCAAGCACTAATTGCCAGCCTATTAGGGGTAGAGTAA
- a CDS encoding hypothetical protein (IMG reference gene:2510098228~PFAM: MORN repeat): MHHLLHLQQESTDPIHSGNQLLQALRSNLFPIAGSFIALSAIAFASVPTSAQTNTPFAIASNYCEGKTRDGLIQGKAKCEFPSGNRYEGELRNGVRHGKGIFTFANGTRCEGMFQNDSLNGRGVCVFPSGNRYEGEFRNGQREGQGTFIFANGTRCQGTFQNNVLEGFGTCTYSSGNRYEGLFKDNKKQGKGTLTLANGIRCEGNFQNDWLDGFTVCTYPTGMRYEGEFRTGKQSGRGTFIMANGSRIEGTWRNGRFVETKSNKLSPVQITSPLRVAPAEKD; encoded by the coding sequence ATGCATCATCTTTTACATCTACAACAAGAATCTACTGACCCTATCCATTCAGGCAATCAGCTACTCCAGGCTTTGAGGAGTAACCTTTTCCCAATAGCGGGCAGTTTTATCGCGTTGAGCGCGATCGCTTTCGCTAGTGTACCCACATCTGCCCAGACAAATACACCATTCGCGATTGCTAGCAACTACTGTGAAGGCAAAACACGGGACGGACTAATTCAGGGAAAAGCCAAATGCGAATTTCCTAGCGGCAATCGATATGAGGGAGAACTACGAAACGGGGTCAGGCATGGCAAGGGAATATTTACCTTTGCAAATGGCACACGTTGCGAAGGCATGTTCCAGAATGACTCTTTGAACGGACGAGGAGTATGCGTATTTCCAAGTGGGAATCGCTACGAAGGAGAATTCCGTAATGGACAAAGAGAAGGCCAAGGCACGTTTATTTTTGCGAATGGGACTCGTTGTCAAGGCACCTTTCAGAACAATGTCCTCGAGGGGTTCGGCACATGTACCTATTCCAGCGGCAACCGCTACGAGGGATTGTTTAAGGACAACAAAAAGCAAGGAAAAGGCACCCTCACGCTAGCCAACGGCATCCGTTGTGAAGGAAATTTTCAGAACGATTGGCTCGATGGGTTTACTGTGTGTACCTACCCTACGGGAATGCGCTATGAGGGGGAATTTCGCACCGGGAAGCAAAGCGGACGAGGCACATTCATTATGGCAAACGGGTCACGGATTGAAGGAACCTGGAGAAATGGACGGTTTGTTGAAACAAAAAGCAATAAATTAAGTCCAGTGCAAATCACCTCTCCCCTACGAGTTGCTCCAGCAGAGAAAGACTGA
- a CDS encoding Protein of unknown function (DUF3370) (IMG reference gene:2510098229~PFAM: Protein of unknown function (DUF3370)), with product MNSVRTSFVQMTRLDPLMLSLFPFVTLAQATPAPLFPPPTKVPAQELVIPREALPAQETLQIQEIFQPQEVRPLPGQLDTVPVLNSNSPEVVQSEGILISTFPPIGKDVPSAHLNYAFQGRFDIFSHHIARVSSGQPRTLFHGILLNNPTSQPVKVEVLQGASYTTRPDALFISLPSYVEDPQGRVYAGPGSRVVNDLLRGRRQGFLPREIILQPGENQMLINLPIPVAGAPGSNGRSTLLRLRSTGSVYAASLAMYAPIKDGRERPPTLEEWQTLLFKSGLAGPRDIPPTPPGSNVVRVFYGRVAGVAVGSQWEAKLTDNPKSEVLTIPKRGRAFSYGLSTLYRGTLGTGQIQSAKLLARYPDTAYQAHGNYGIQYSLSLPLHNPAKQPQTVTLAIQTPLKDDRNKGGLLFYNPPENRVFFRGPVRIRYTDDNGSTQTRFVHVTQHRGQQGEPLLTLTLPAGAHRLVQVDLLYPPDSTPPQVLTVQTLDQTVGVTASPTNTSSSP from the coding sequence ATGAATTCAGTCCGCACAAGTTTCGTTCAAATGACTCGTCTAGACCCACTCATGCTATCGCTCTTCCCGTTTGTTACCCTTGCACAAGCGACTCCCGCACCTCTTTTTCCCCCACCAACCAAGGTTCCTGCTCAGGAACTGGTTATACCCCGTGAAGCATTACCAGCTCAAGAAACCTTACAAATCCAGGAAATTTTTCAACCTCAAGAAGTGCGTCCTCTACCTGGACAATTAGATACTGTTCCGGTTCTAAACAGCAACAGCCCGGAAGTTGTCCAAAGCGAAGGGATTCTGATTTCTACCTTTCCTCCAATTGGGAAAGACGTTCCATCTGCTCACTTGAACTATGCGTTTCAGGGGCGCTTCGATATTTTTTCTCATCACATTGCCAGGGTTAGCTCTGGACAGCCTCGAACCTTATTTCATGGGATTTTGTTGAATAATCCTACCTCTCAACCGGTCAAAGTAGAGGTGCTGCAAGGAGCCAGCTACACAACACGTCCAGATGCGCTCTTCATTTCTCTCCCATCCTACGTTGAAGATCCCCAGGGTCGAGTGTATGCGGGACCTGGTAGTCGAGTTGTTAATGATCTTCTTCGAGGACGTCGTCAGGGATTTCTACCTCGTGAAATCATCTTGCAACCGGGTGAAAACCAGATGTTAATCAACTTGCCCATTCCAGTGGCAGGGGCACCTGGTTCTAACGGTCGCTCAACTTTGTTACGGCTTCGTAGTACAGGTTCTGTCTACGCTGCAAGCTTGGCGATGTATGCTCCTATAAAAGATGGTCGCGAGAGACCTCCAACTTTAGAAGAATGGCAAACGCTACTGTTTAAGAGCGGGTTAGCCGGTCCGCGAGATATTCCTCCAACTCCGCCTGGTTCTAACGTGGTGAGAGTGTTTTATGGACGGGTGGCAGGTGTTGCTGTAGGGTCCCAATGGGAGGCGAAGTTAACCGATAATCCCAAGAGCGAAGTTCTAACGATACCAAAGCGAGGACGAGCGTTTTCCTATGGATTGAGTACGCTTTATCGAGGAACGTTGGGAACGGGGCAAATTCAAAGTGCCAAGTTGCTGGCACGGTATCCCGATACGGCCTATCAAGCGCACGGGAACTATGGCATCCAGTACAGTTTGTCTTTGCCACTCCACAATCCTGCCAAACAGCCTCAGACTGTAACGTTGGCAATTCAAACACCTCTGAAGGATGATCGGAATAAGGGGGGGCTGCTATTCTATAATCCTCCAGAAAACCGGGTGTTCTTCCGCGGTCCCGTTAGAATTCGTTATACCGATGATAATGGCTCGACTCAAACTCGCTTTGTTCACGTTACTCAACATCGCGGGCAACAGGGTGAGCCTTTGCTAACATTGACTTTGCCAGCAGGGGCACATCGCCTGGTACAAGTCGATTTACTTTATCCACCCGATTCCACTCCGCCTCAAGTCTTGACTGTACAAACATTGGATCAAACGGTCGGCGTAACTGCCTCTCCAACGAATACATCCAGTTCTCCTTAG
- a CDS encoding hypothetical protein (IMG reference gene:2510098226~PFAM: ATP-dependent Clp protease adaptor protein ClpS) translates to MTKSPISAVAPTTAPTRSSQTIKQQYPNYKVIVLNDDFNTFEHVASCLVKYIPGMTPDRAWELTNQVHFEGQAIVWVGPQEQAELYHMQLDREGLTMAPLEAA, encoded by the coding sequence ATGACTAAAAGCCCCATCTCTGCGGTTGCACCTACTACGGCTCCCACCCGCTCAAGTCAAACCATCAAGCAGCAGTATCCCAACTATAAAGTGATCGTTTTAAACGATGACTTCAACACATTTGAACACGTTGCCAGTTGCTTAGTGAAGTACATTCCCGGAATGACGCCAGATCGAGCTTGGGAACTGACCAACCAAGTTCATTTTGAAGGACAGGCAATTGTCTGGGTGGGTCCTCAAGAACAAGCTGAACTGTATCATATGCAGCTTGATCGAGAGGGGTTAACCATGGCTCCCCTAGAAGCGGCTTAA
- a CDS encoding Apolipoprotein N-acyltransferase (IMG reference gene:2510098225~PFAM: Carbon-nitrogen hydrolase~TIGRFAM: apolipoprotein N-acyltransferase) has protein sequence MPDARTTSPQTHLFGFSRSSVPLWVSLSSGILMSLAAAPLNWWWFAWVGLVPLWVIARTQLEKKCPVNAKVIVCAFAWGGGYHGLTLSWILGLHPLTWMGVPWLASVAIAVFCWVFITLWGTVTTIVWVWVMARIGDIVLGTALWCGLEFLLSLTPLSWTSLSFTQSPSNLLILHLGQLSGPLTITAAIVAVNGLLAEAWLKRNWQMEHPTLRANQFSRSVWGHLMAALVIIVTTHLIGFGLYHQPLNDVEFNAVKIGIVQGNIPTREKLSSVGIQRAIQRYVGGYKVLVAQGVDAVLTPEGALPFLWNPDHNPFRQAVAETGVAAWLGSFFPENGQITQSLLSLDARGEVVGRYNKIKLVPLGEYIPFQETLGRLITRLSPIKSSMVPGEIDQRFETPFGRAIASICYESVFPELFRMQAVAGGELILTASNLDPYSEVLMAQHQAHDLMRAIETNRWAARATNTGYSGVIDPHGRIVWRSQPHTYQTHAATIYRRQAQSFYVRWGDWLTPLLIAVAIALQTIQRFRQI, from the coding sequence ATGCCAGATGCTCGAACAACTTCCCCTCAAACCCATCTTTTTGGGTTCTCTAGGTCAAGTGTGCCGCTGTGGGTATCGTTGAGCAGCGGAATTTTGATGAGTCTCGCTGCGGCTCCGCTGAATTGGTGGTGGTTTGCCTGGGTGGGGCTAGTTCCGCTTTGGGTGATTGCTAGGACTCAACTGGAGAAAAAATGCCCTGTTAACGCTAAAGTCATCGTCTGTGCGTTTGCTTGGGGGGGCGGTTATCACGGACTGACACTGTCCTGGATTTTGGGGTTGCATCCATTGACCTGGATGGGGGTGCCTTGGTTGGCGAGTGTGGCGATCGCTGTGTTCTGCTGGGTTTTTATTACTCTGTGGGGTACTGTAACCACTATCGTCTGGGTCTGGGTGATGGCAAGAATTGGAGACATTGTCCTGGGAACAGCGCTCTGGTGTGGGTTGGAGTTTCTTTTGAGTTTGACGCCCCTCAGTTGGACTTCGCTCTCATTTACCCAAAGCCCCAGCAACCTGTTAATTCTTCATCTGGGACAGCTTTCTGGACCTTTGACGATTACAGCCGCGATCGTTGCGGTAAATGGTCTGCTGGCAGAAGCCTGGCTAAAACGGAACTGGCAGATGGAGCATCCAACGCTAAGAGCCAATCAATTCTCCCGATCTGTATGGGGGCACCTGATGGCGGCACTGGTTATTATTGTGACCACCCATTTAATTGGTTTTGGGCTTTACCATCAACCGCTCAACGATGTGGAATTCAATGCAGTCAAGATTGGCATTGTGCAGGGCAATATTCCCACACGGGAAAAACTATCTAGTGTTGGGATACAACGAGCGATTCAGAGATATGTTGGCGGGTATAAAGTGCTGGTAGCTCAGGGTGTAGATGCAGTGTTAACTCCTGAAGGGGCATTACCGTTTCTTTGGAATCCGGATCACAATCCGTTTCGACAAGCCGTTGCTGAGACGGGGGTTGCAGCGTGGTTGGGAAGCTTTTTCCCAGAAAACGGTCAGATTACCCAAAGTTTGTTATCGCTGGATGCTAGGGGTGAAGTTGTGGGACGCTACAACAAAATCAAATTAGTCCCTCTGGGAGAATATATCCCATTTCAAGAAACATTGGGAAGATTAATCACCCGGCTTTCCCCAATTAAATCCAGTATGGTGCCTGGAGAGATTGATCAACGGTTTGAAACACCCTTTGGACGGGCGATCGCCAGTATCTGTTACGAATCTGTTTTTCCAGAATTGTTTCGGATGCAGGCAGTAGCAGGTGGAGAATTGATTCTCACCGCTTCCAACCTGGACCCTTACAGTGAAGTTCTAATGGCGCAACATCAGGCACACGATCTAATGCGGGCGATTGAGACGAATCGCTGGGCAGCGAGAGCCACCAATACTGGCTATTCAGGCGTGATCGATCCCCACGGTAGAATTGTATGGCGATCACAACCGCATACTTACCAAACTCACGCAGCAACCATTTATCGGCGTCAAGCCCAATCTTTCTATGTCCGTTGGGGAGATTGGCTTACTCCATTGTTAATTGCAGTAGCAATAGCACTACAAACTATTCAACGATTCCGTCAGATCTGA